AACGAAAGACTGGTTTTGGGTGTgatactaaatggacagcagGCAGAAGCAGTAAATCCCTGTAAATACAACAAAGCTTTATGCTGTGAGAGGCAGGCATTCTTGGCCTGATGTTAATGTGAGAGGAAGTTTGGAACTCTGCCGTTAGTAAATCAACAGAGCATTGGCGACTTTTACGCACTATTCACCTCAAATTTAAGTGTGTTATCTGCATGGGTAGAGAAGTGATTTTGTGATTAGGCTGAACAGGCCCTTGATATTTAGCATGCAGTGTTTATCATGTTTGCATGTTATCATTAAAAATTGcacattaacattttcacattcagcAGTAAATCATGCTAACCATGTATTTTGAGGGTCAGCAAatgcatattaaatatttgttggctaatattgtcattgtcacattTAGCATGACAGCCACTTCAGGCTGCTCTCAGTGTTGTACTGCCCAGGCAATATCCAGAAGATATTTAAAGGAGTTTGGTTCAAAGAATCTGTGGCAATCAGGAAATGGTGATTAGGGCAGGAGTGTGAAGTCTGGCAGCCTATAGCCACAACCTGACACACAGCTGGTGGGTGTTTGACTCAGATTACAAGCCCTTGGACTGCGGCAGAAATACCTTTCAGCTGCTGCATCATGGACACCTGAAAATGCACCCTTGGCTAATACTGGTACGATGAGGATGGCATTGAGATCCAACAGCTCATTGACATCAAGTGGAAAACCTTTATTATCACCTAGCACAATGACATCAGCTGCAAGGCTAAAAGAATGGCCCATACCAAAACAAAGGCAGCCATCCAATCTCTGCTTAGAAAACTGAAGAACCAGTGGTAGACAACGGAGGCTTTAGAAacacaggaagaggaaacacaaaggagTTTATTTGCAGTGATCATCTGCAGAGAGACACTGTGCACATTTACGCACCAGGCACAGCAGCATAACTTCTTTGACTATTTAAATCTTGAGACGAACCTACCAGATCTGTCAGGATctaatgttaattaatgttctgttttcttctACATATGCAATACGTCATACACACAGTCCAGGTTCATACAGTAAAAGTGGAGTAAAGCAGTCGTTCTCCTGATAAatacaggcggggagttccggtcctctgaaatgatgccaacgcggaagtaacttaaaactgcattctatcaaaaggccaccagggggcgaccgttttggtgtcaaaaggacttccgtctctatacaagtcaatggagaattcaccaacttctcacttgatttctaacctcagtaaacattttcaaaatgtgtttatggtctcaatcgctagtttaaagccttcttcaatgcagtatgatgttcatttgggacattttggcctccctgattttatatgtgacgataaagcagggtatgcattagggcgtggctacgtcatgattgacaggttgattggttcacaggttcaggagggagcctcatgctcctcctgatgcccatataagtagaatccgtgtttttatttttcccagcatgcacctgaaattttcaagatggcgctgctcagatccgatactattcacttccaagcagcagtccacaaaccaatgggtgacgtcacggatgttaagtccattttatatacagtctatggataaATATCgagctccatcagagctgtctaaaaaaattattttagaaGTAAAAGTTGAATTTTGTTTATTCTGGAGTATATCCTTTGTCCTGCCAAATTTATAGCTATAGTTTTTAGTTTTGCTACTTAAATGTCCCACAATATTGGCTGAAGTGACACTACTGGAAACTACTGCATGGAAATTTTAACAATTCGTGAAAACAGCCTCTCTAATCTTTAAGATAAATTATTAAAGAAACACCCATACATCAATAGAACACACAATAAAGAAACAACCTGGAAAGCTTGCGCTGCTTgacataatttaaaaagcacTACAGCCTACAGGGATGGCAGATGTGGAGTGAAATGTCCATAGTAAGCAGCTCCACCGCGATCAGctatgttgctttttttctccatgccAATGTTTTTGCTGGACCAGCtcacacacaacagaaaaaatacatcattgCGACAACACAAAAGGGCCTATAGGTTGCCATCCACTCCTGCACCCCTGCTTCCCACAGCTATGGATATAGACAAGGTCGATATGATCTTAAGCTCTTAACATTTATGGGTCATGTTGGCAGTTCGTTACAAGCTGTTGAATCAAAGACCATAAATCTTCAAGTTCTTTTGGCTTGTTATGCCTGACTCTTAAAGTCTTGAATTACACTGCATTCTTAGCACAAAGAATATTACTTTGAGTTTTGCTTTGCAAATGTGAattgctttataaataaactgtattattattaatattattcacttTCAAGAGCCACCAATTGGTGATGTTGTTCTCTATGGGGTCCATTGGACGAGGCCCTTAATTCTTGCTCAGCACTTTGGGACCTGCAGCTGTTGTTTGATGGGTTGTTACAACCTTCTTCTATACTGCAGAACTAATGGGCCGGAACTCTCGGTCCATTGTAAAAGACCAAGTGTGGGGCTGTCTTTTTTGACTAAGCTTTTAAAGGGAGATCATCATGCATTAATTCAGGTGAATAGTTTTCCATCCATAGACCTTCTTTTCACATGTTTATTatgataaaacataaataactcCAACTATAATAAACAATAGCACACTACTCAAAATTCTCTCCTGCAGGATGATGTAATCCCTCTCATTATTTACCAATTGCCTGGTCCATGTCATCATGTCTTCCATAATGACACTCATTTTTTACAACACCATTGCTTACATGCGATGGTGTCACGTGAGGTGAGTGTTATGATTGAGCTCATATAGTCTGCCAACATAGGCAAACACTGCAGAGGAGCACTGCTGACACTGAAACAGACAAGACCACTAACCTACTAACCACCTGCACAGGATACATTTCTGTGGATGATCAGAAGATTTGCATGTGAACTCAACAGCAGGCTTCTATGCTCCAAATACAAGGAATCATCACTCTTATGGGAACACTAACTGAACAAGATTAACTGTGTCTTTGTGCTTCAATAACATCAAcaggttcacatttttattcaatgaTATGTTGTACGCAAATCAGTCTCAGACCAACATCACTGTTGGACTGCAGTATCAGGAGCTACTGGGAACGGTGATGTTTGCCATTCTGACTTCAGTGCCatgctgtgtgtttctttctattAATGGGACCATGTTATTCACTTTGAGGAGTAAACCTGTGTTTCGTGAGACCTCCCGTTACATTCTTCTATATAACCTCCTTTTTGCAGATACTGTACACTTGGTACAGAGTCAGTTAATGTATATACTGGCTGTTTGTAGATTAAGACTGATTTATCCTGTATGTGGTTTTCTCATCATGCTTACAAATCTCACAAATGAAATCTCTCCTCTCACACTGGTGGTGATGTCTCTGGAGAGATATGTAGCTGTGTGCTACCCACTGAGGCACGctaccatcatcaccatcagaAACACAGGGCTGGCCATTATGATGGTTTGGGGGTTCAATTCACTAAATATTATTACTCGAGTTCTTTTAGGCTCAAATGTTCCTTTTGAAAACTCAGAGAACCTGCAGATGGAAGACTTTTGTGGCAAAGACAGTATGTTGATTGATCCAATATCTGATCATTATGACAAAGTTTtcacttgttttctgtttgtatcaGCTGGTGTGGCAGTCATTTCTTCGTATATTGGTGTGATTATAGCAGCCAGGTCGGCCTCCACAGACAAAGCTTCAGCCCATAAAGCTCgtaacacactgctgctgcatctggTGCAGCTGGGCCTCAGTCTCTCTTCTGCTCTCCACAACCCATTGCTTGTAGTTGTCTCTAAAGTCGTAGACAGGATAATGAGTGTCCGCATCCAGATTGtactttatgtgtgtattattatcCTCCCCAGATGTCTAAGTTCTTTTATCTATGGAATCAGAGACCAGACCATCAGACCTGTCCTTGTATACCATCTATGCTTTCAGTGGAGACGTTCACCTTTGCTCTAAGTTGTTCCAGCAGACGCTAAAACCTGCATACTTATAATTTCATCAATAAATATAGTTtctgataaaatgtgttaatttattatatatttaaatagaGAATGAGTAGTGTGTCCCTTTTTCTAAAGTATAATGGGATTTCCTCATGTCATGCATGACTTATGTATATGGACACTCAcataagaaaaaatgtaatatcatgAGCAGAACAAACAAAATGCCATTTACCTCTGTGTATGCTGGACTGAAACAACTGtccaaaaacagcaacatgcaGATAACATGCAAATCAAGAAACTCAAGTCAAAAAAGGTTTCTATGCACTCTATGTGTCGCCTCTGTGCACTGCCTGTTGGCACCTACGTCCTATTGGACCTGAACTCAGCTTTATGGCACTTATTTGTGTTGTTCCCTCCAGACTAGATTCTTGCTTGTGTTGTATTAACTCTCAGA
This Scomber scombrus chromosome 14, fScoSco1.1, whole genome shotgun sequence DNA region includes the following protein-coding sequences:
- the LOC133993606 gene encoding odorant receptor 131-2-like translates to MLYANQSQTNITVGLQYQELLGTVMFAILTSVPCCVFLSINGTMLFTLRSKPVFRETSRYILLYNLLFADTVHLVQSQLMYILAVCRLRLIYPVCGFLIMLTNLTNEISPLTLVVMSLERYVAVCYPLRHATIITIRNTGLAIMMVWGFNSLNIITRVLLGSNVPFENSENLQMEDFCGKDSMLIDPISDHYDKVFTCFLFVSAGVAVISSYIGVIIAARSASTDKASAHKARNTLLLHLVQLGLSLSSALHNPLLVVVSKVVDRIMSVRIQIVLYVCIIILPRCLSSFIYGIRDQTIRPVLVYHLCFQWRRSPLL